In the Candidatus Baltobacteraceae bacterium genome, one interval contains:
- the leuC gene encoding 3-isopropylmalate dehydratase large subunit, translating to MAGATMFDKIWDAHVVATLEDGSDLLYIDRHIMHDLTSLKAFADLERSGQSLRRPDLTLAVQDHLLATNEDRNDLSYDKGTVFIQAQRRNSRAYGVALLDINDAEQGIIHVVGPELGVTLPGLTLACGDSHTCTNGGLGALAFGLGTSDVTHVLATQTLPMKRPEPIRVTVEGRMGPGLYAKDMILYIISQAGSAAGNGMAVEYAGAAVRALSIEARLTLCNMSIEWGARIGMVAPDDVTYEYLADRRYAPKGSAWESALQYWRTLPSDVDAHFEREISVDATRIAPQITWGTNPMDTIGVDEPVPNPEMETSSERREAMARALRYTDLRPGTSMEGLPIDVVFIGSCTNSRISDLRVAADVAKGRKVAPGIRAMVVPGSSSVKRQAEAEGLDRIFKEAGFEWHASACSMCAAVNADFVPPGARCVSTANRNYENRQGRDSRTHLASPAMAAGAAVSGKIVDVRKLMQN from the coding sequence ATGGCCGGCGCTACGATGTTCGACAAGATCTGGGACGCGCATGTGGTCGCAACGCTTGAAGACGGCAGCGATCTCCTCTACATCGACCGTCACATCATGCACGACTTGACCTCCTTGAAAGCATTCGCCGATCTGGAGCGATCCGGTCAGAGCTTGCGGCGGCCGGATCTAACGCTCGCTGTGCAGGACCATTTGCTTGCGACCAATGAGGATCGCAACGATCTCAGCTACGACAAGGGCACGGTCTTCATCCAAGCGCAGCGACGCAATTCAAGGGCGTACGGGGTTGCGTTGCTCGATATCAACGATGCCGAGCAAGGAATCATCCACGTCGTCGGCCCCGAGCTTGGCGTAACCTTACCTGGGCTTACGCTCGCGTGTGGCGACAGCCATACATGTACGAACGGCGGTCTCGGTGCACTGGCATTCGGCCTCGGTACGAGCGACGTTACGCACGTGCTGGCGACACAAACGCTCCCGATGAAGCGTCCTGAGCCGATTCGTGTAACCGTCGAAGGCCGGATGGGGCCTGGGTTATACGCCAAGGACATGATCCTCTATATCATCAGCCAGGCCGGCTCTGCGGCCGGCAACGGCATGGCGGTAGAATACGCCGGCGCAGCAGTGCGTGCGCTGTCTATCGAGGCACGTTTGACGCTTTGCAATATGTCGATCGAGTGGGGAGCTCGTATTGGGATGGTCGCTCCCGACGACGTCACGTATGAATATCTTGCCGATCGGCGCTACGCTCCCAAAGGAAGCGCTTGGGAATCGGCGCTTCAATATTGGCGCACGCTTCCGAGCGACGTCGACGCTCATTTCGAACGTGAGATTAGCGTCGACGCCACACGCATTGCACCGCAGATCACGTGGGGAACCAATCCCATGGACACCATTGGCGTCGACGAACCTGTCCCAAATCCCGAAATGGAGACGAGCTCCGAACGCCGCGAAGCGATGGCGCGCGCGCTCCGTTACACCGATCTGAGACCCGGCACCAGCATGGAAGGTTTGCCCATCGACGTCGTCTTTATCGGCTCATGCACGAACAGTCGCATCAGCGACTTGCGTGTCGCCGCCGACGTTGCGAAAGGACGCAAGGTAGCTCCAGGTATCCGTGCGATGGTCGTACCCGGGTCATCGTCCGTCAAGCGACAAGCCGAAGCAGAGGGCTTAGATCGGATCTTTAAAGAGGCGGGCTTCGAGTGGCACGCGTCGGCGTGCTCGATGTGCGCGGCGGTTAATGCGGATTTCGTGCCGCCCGGTGCGCGTTGCGTTTCGACTGCAAACCGCAATTATGAAAATCGTCAAGGCCGAGATTCTCGCACGCATCTGGCGAGCCCCGCGATGGCGGCCGGCGCTGCGGTAAGCGGGAAGATCGTGGACGTCCGAAAGCTTATGCAAAACTGA
- the leuD gene encoding 3-isopropylmalate dehydratase small subunit yields MEKFKHISGVAVPMLRDNIDTDAIIPVPFLKDPNTDFGAHLFHNLRYDVDGREIPAFILNRREYRRAQIVVAQKNFGCGSSREHAVWALMGFGIRCVIAESFGDIFYNSSLRMGLLPVILPGSAISAVGDAVERSAGRNPMHVDLEAQRITTPDGVEFHFEIEPMRRRMLLEGLDAVGVTLLQADKIEAFEKQARARRPWMYDVGFENGTPV; encoded by the coding sequence ATGGAAAAGTTCAAACACATCAGCGGCGTCGCTGTTCCTATGCTGCGCGACAATATCGACACCGACGCGATCATCCCCGTTCCTTTTCTCAAGGACCCGAACACGGATTTTGGCGCGCATCTCTTTCATAATCTGCGCTACGACGTCGATGGTCGCGAAATTCCGGCCTTTATCCTAAATCGACGCGAATATCGCAGGGCTCAAATCGTCGTGGCGCAAAAAAATTTCGGATGTGGAAGCTCACGCGAGCATGCCGTCTGGGCTCTCATGGGATTTGGGATTCGTTGCGTCATTGCTGAGAGTTTCGGCGACATCTTCTATAACAGTAGCCTGCGCATGGGACTGTTGCCGGTGATCTTGCCTGGCTCGGCTATCAGCGCTGTCGGCGACGCAGTTGAACGTTCTGCCGGGCGCAATCCGATGCATGTGGATCTTGAAGCTCAGAGGATCACGACCCCTGACGGCGTCGAGTTTCACTTTGAAATTGAACCTATGCGCCGTCGGATGCTGCTTGAGGGCCTTGACGCCGTTGGCGTAACGCTGCTGCAAGCTGACAAGATCGAAGCGTTCGAAAAGCAGGCCCGTGCCCGGCGGCCATGGATGTATGACGTCGGATTCGAGAACGGTACGCCAGTTTGA
- a CDS encoding cyclase family protein — MRRAAEEIRTGMRFCLSLPLDLPGGNVLHPSRHPPEHRFVERTNGIPAHDFPLSLQREGATGVVNDDMVVLYTQYSTQWDAFSHIGSHFDANGDGEPEICYYNGTYPGPDVEEMAAACIVGRGVMVDLHRAYGTAKTYVDYDMLRDVMRDQKVTLKKGDILALHTGFGQVILNMHGRPDKETLHNSCAALDGSDPELLEWITKSGVVAIVADNFAVEAYPARVRDPGTPFLPLHEHCLFKLGIHLGEIWYLTELALWLEKHDRFRFFLAAPPLRLRGHVGSPANPIAVV; from the coding sequence GTGCGTCGTGCTGCGGAAGAGATTCGCACGGGGATGCGTTTCTGCCTGAGTTTACCGCTTGACTTGCCGGGCGGAAATGTATTGCACCCGAGCCGTCATCCGCCCGAGCATCGGTTCGTCGAACGGACGAACGGCATTCCGGCTCACGATTTTCCGCTGAGTTTGCAACGCGAGGGAGCAACCGGCGTCGTCAACGACGACATGGTCGTGCTGTACACGCAATACTCGACGCAGTGGGATGCGTTCAGCCACATCGGCTCGCACTTCGACGCGAACGGCGACGGCGAGCCCGAGATTTGCTACTACAACGGCACCTACCCGGGTCCGGACGTCGAGGAGATGGCTGCGGCCTGCATCGTCGGGCGGGGCGTAATGGTCGATTTGCACCGGGCTTACGGAACGGCAAAGACCTACGTTGACTACGACATGCTTCGCGACGTGATGCGCGATCAAAAGGTGACTTTGAAGAAGGGCGACATCCTCGCGCTTCACACCGGCTTCGGTCAGGTGATTCTCAACATGCACGGTCGCCCGGACAAAGAGACGTTGCACAACTCGTGCGCGGCCTTGGACGGTTCTGATCCCGAGCTGCTAGAGTGGATCACGAAGTCGGGCGTCGTCGCAATCGTTGCCGACAATTTTGCAGTCGAAGCCTATCCGGCCCGCGTGCGCGATCCGGGGACGCCGTTCTTACCGCTGCACGAACACTGTCTTTTCAAGCTCGGCATTCACCTCGGCGAGATCTGGTATCTCACCGAGCTTGCGCTGTGGCTCGAAAAGCACGATCGCTTTCGGTTCTTTTTGGCTGCGCCGCCGCTGCGCTTGCGCGGCCACGTCGGCTCGCCGGCAAACCCAATTGCTGTAGTCTAG
- a CDS encoding chemotaxis protein CheW — protein MSSDRDARRIRAPLDWRNAYARLRSAEERINAIDLRSQEEIEALVRARARQLEALANAPPLPDAIDLVILLVAGERYAFDVKEASEAIAITHVTALPGVPTFFRGLISHRGSVYPLLDIRPLVGGALLRSVQFSQAILFTSGGAAVAVGAHAVESLQRVDVAGIDGWQAADGAKIVDMRALIADVRLVVDDRIGVAEHSSSGDSGNAG, from the coding sequence TTGAGTTCCGATCGCGATGCACGCAGAATTCGCGCGCCGCTCGACTGGAGAAATGCCTACGCGCGTTTGCGGTCGGCCGAGGAGCGTATCAATGCGATCGACCTGCGCTCGCAAGAAGAAATCGAAGCGCTCGTTCGCGCGCGCGCACGACAGCTCGAAGCACTGGCGAACGCGCCTCCGTTACCCGACGCCATCGACCTCGTGATATTGCTGGTCGCCGGTGAACGCTATGCATTTGACGTCAAAGAGGCTTCCGAAGCAATCGCCATCACGCATGTAACGGCCTTACCCGGTGTGCCGACGTTCTTTCGCGGATTGATAAGCCATCGCGGCAGCGTCTATCCGCTGCTCGACATTCGGCCGCTCGTGGGTGGTGCGCTGTTGCGGAGCGTCCAATTTTCTCAAGCGATTTTGTTCACCTCGGGCGGCGCGGCCGTTGCGGTAGGCGCGCATGCGGTCGAATCACTCCAGCGTGTCGACGTAGCCGGAATCGATGGGTGGCAGGCGGCAGACGGTGCCAAGATCGTCGATATGCGGGCACTAATCGCGGACGTCCGGCTCGTCGTCGACGATCGCATCGGCGTCGCAGAGCATTCATCGAGTGGGGATTCGGGCAATGCAGGCTGA
- a CDS encoding amidase, producing MTHDDLAFSDATALGKLVAAKKISSLELTNIYLDRLERYGARFGAVVTILHDRARAEAQAADRALAQGQPLSALHGVPYGVKDLLAAVGGPTTWGAAPYRTQTFDYDATVVARLRAAGAVLLAKLSMVELAGGFGYDQADASLTGPGRTPWNRAYWSGGSSSGPGAAVAAGLVGFAIGSETDGSIMNPSTNCGVSGLRPTFGRVSRYGAMALMWTSDKLGPMARSARDTGLILRTIAGADPHDSSAKSIPFRAATRRPRIGIIAKSMDKTQPSVVANFKRSLEVLRDFADVTEDVPHPEFPYGEVFGTLLSGECASAFRDLIESGRSKLLHSPDDKIGGYEQYATLAVDFVDSMRQRAKIDKAIRRMIAPFDALVHPTQPTVAYPVGPRFSKTYTQWPGAVDPVTSSNLAGIPAMSVLNGFAEHGLPTGLGIIANAWREPQLVAIGNAYQARTSFHKRRPPL from the coding sequence ATGACGCACGACGATCTCGCGTTTTCCGATGCTACGGCGCTCGGGAAACTGGTCGCCGCGAAAAAGATCAGCTCGCTCGAGCTGACCAACATCTATCTCGATCGTCTCGAACGCTACGGCGCGAGATTCGGCGCAGTCGTAACGATTCTGCACGATCGCGCGCGCGCCGAAGCGCAAGCTGCGGATCGAGCACTCGCACAAGGTCAGCCCTTGAGCGCGTTGCACGGCGTCCCGTACGGCGTCAAGGATCTGCTTGCCGCCGTCGGCGGACCGACGACATGGGGCGCGGCGCCGTATCGCACGCAAACCTTCGACTATGATGCAACGGTCGTTGCGCGCTTGCGCGCGGCCGGCGCGGTGTTGCTGGCAAAGTTATCGATGGTCGAGCTTGCCGGCGGCTTCGGTTACGATCAAGCCGACGCATCGCTGACCGGCCCCGGACGCACGCCGTGGAATCGCGCCTATTGGAGCGGCGGCAGTTCGAGTGGTCCGGGAGCTGCCGTTGCAGCGGGCCTCGTCGGCTTTGCAATCGGTTCCGAAACGGACGGTTCGATCATGAACCCGAGCACGAATTGCGGTGTCAGCGGACTGCGTCCCACGTTCGGCCGCGTAAGCCGCTATGGTGCGATGGCGCTCATGTGGACGTCGGATAAACTTGGGCCGATGGCGCGCTCGGCGCGCGATACCGGATTGATTTTGCGCACGATCGCCGGCGCCGATCCGCACGACTCGAGTGCAAAGAGCATCCCGTTCCGTGCTGCTACACGCCGTCCGCGCATCGGCATCATCGCGAAGTCGATGGACAAGACGCAGCCCTCCGTCGTCGCGAATTTCAAGCGTTCGCTCGAGGTGCTCCGCGATTTCGCCGACGTCACCGAAGACGTTCCGCATCCGGAATTTCCCTACGGCGAAGTGTTCGGCACACTGTTGTCGGGAGAATGCGCGTCTGCATTTCGCGATTTAATCGAAAGCGGACGCTCGAAGCTGCTGCACTCGCCGGACGATAAGATCGGCGGCTACGAGCAATATGCGACGCTAGCCGTAGACTTCGTCGACTCGATGCGCCAACGTGCGAAGATCGACAAAGCCATTCGCCGGATGATAGCGCCGTTTGACGCGCTGGTGCATCCGACGCAGCCGACCGTTGCTTATCCGGTCGGTCCTCGCTTTAGCAAGACATACACCCAGTGGCCGGGCGCCGTCGATCCCGTTACCTCATCGAATCTGGCCGGCATTCCGGCGATGAGCGTGCTCAACGGTTTTGCCGAGCACGGCCTGCCAACGGGACTCGGCATCATCGCAAACGCATGGCGCGAACCGCAGCTGGTCGCGATCGGCAACGCGTATCAAGCCCGAACGTCGTTTCACAAGCGCCGGCCGCCCTTGTAG
- a CDS encoding MFS transporter, whose amino-acid sequence MSAPYPLRASALLNAFWVPLAFQEAALLAIAVPARLLKLAPTSYTTALATIASLCAVVSMIAPPIAGTISDHLRRQRGGTRKTIIVAGATVDIICLALAARATTTIAFGVFICGSILGVMTAIAAYQALLPDTVPRAAWGEVSGMRGAATLIGTVIGLGIAAVISPAGTLIVTAIFVALGTVSVYAIRPGAHHDEEEHAKVRDWHDFIVAFIARLFVGFGLSLLMTFALYFFRDVIHTANPQAGTGLVAGCSILGAIVSTMSLGKLSDRVDRKLVVAFCGAPMALAAFGFAMVPNMHFIYIFALLFGFGYGGVFSSAWALAIDSVPQLRDVARDLGIWGLASNIPAVVAPVIGGWVLVHFGGTVLGYQILFFSAAFAFAAGSLVVLAIRGTATGRNLYGRTVERQQA is encoded by the coding sequence ATGAGCGCTCCGTATCCATTACGCGCTTCGGCACTGCTTAACGCGTTCTGGGTTCCGCTCGCCTTTCAAGAGGCAGCACTTTTGGCAATAGCGGTACCGGCGCGTCTCCTGAAGCTCGCGCCTACCTCCTATACAACCGCGCTTGCGACGATCGCTTCCTTGTGCGCGGTCGTCTCGATGATCGCACCGCCGATCGCCGGGACGATCTCCGATCATTTGCGGCGTCAACGCGGTGGAACACGCAAGACGATCATCGTCGCCGGAGCAACTGTCGACATCATCTGTCTCGCGCTGGCCGCACGAGCTACCACGACCATCGCCTTCGGGGTCTTTATCTGCGGATCGATTCTGGGCGTCATGACCGCGATCGCCGCATATCAAGCCCTGCTGCCGGATACGGTTCCGCGCGCTGCCTGGGGCGAGGTTTCCGGAATGCGCGGCGCCGCGACGTTGATTGGAACGGTCATCGGTCTCGGCATTGCGGCGGTCATAAGCCCCGCCGGCACTCTAATCGTAACGGCCATCTTCGTTGCCTTGGGGACCGTTTCGGTCTATGCCATCCGTCCAGGCGCGCACCACGACGAGGAAGAGCACGCGAAGGTACGTGACTGGCACGACTTCATCGTCGCCTTTATCGCACGCTTGTTCGTTGGATTCGGGCTCTCGCTTTTGATGACGTTCGCGCTCTACTTCTTCCGCGACGTCATTCACACCGCAAATCCGCAAGCCGGGACGGGACTCGTCGCCGGCTGCTCGATCCTCGGCGCGATCGTGTCGACGATGTCACTCGGCAAGCTCTCGGATCGCGTCGACCGTAAGTTGGTCGTCGCATTCTGCGGCGCCCCGATGGCGCTTGCGGCCTTCGGCTTTGCTATGGTGCCGAACATGCACTTCATTTACATCTTCGCGCTGTTGTTCGGTTTCGGCTACGGGGGCGTCTTTTCGAGCGCGTGGGCGCTCGCGATCGATTCGGTGCCGCAGTTGCGCGACGTTGCGCGCGATCTAGGTATCTGGGGACTCGCTTCCAACATTCCGGCGGTGGTCGCGCCGGTCATCGGTGGCTGGGTGCTCGTTCATTTCGGCGGCACGGTCCTCGGCTATCAAATCTTGTTCTTTAGTGCGGCATTCGCGTTTGCGGCGGGTTCGCTCGTCGTGCTCGCAATCCGCGGCACAGCTACGGGAAGGAACCTCTATGGGCGGACAGTCGAACGGCAGCAAGCGTAA
- a CDS encoding ABC transporter substrate-binding protein, whose amino-acid sequence MQQRGTFIASSACVLMQAVMSQPVLAATANLNIEVAQYPGFDYGMPVAIAQHLGYMQREGIVLGEITGSNGGGTSIRNISQGGLSLGLVATSAAIKAILAGEDLKIIAGGVQTPGTCCWVVKKNSPIKSIHDFVGKRVGFTQPTSSSQAMITLCLQAAGIDPASVQLIAAGGVGDNLVLLNGGGLDVAFTVDPTLSQHESEIRLIFYVRDYLPHYMQTVWVATPQFLREQKDLVAGFLRACAQAVDYIVGHPLQSAHIYAQLGGSDEHYLSLGLAHERPTAYFGKGELNIEGMKLAIDSMRLGKLIGPEKVDLPRICDQSTLPPSQRVALKPI is encoded by the coding sequence ATGCAACAACGTGGAACATTCATCGCATCAAGCGCATGCGTACTCATGCAAGCCGTGATGTCGCAGCCGGTGCTTGCAGCGACCGCGAATCTGAATATTGAGGTAGCCCAGTATCCCGGATTCGATTACGGGATGCCCGTCGCAATCGCGCAGCATTTGGGCTACATGCAACGTGAGGGAATTGTCTTAGGAGAGATCACGGGATCGAACGGCGGGGGGACGAGCATTCGCAACATCTCGCAAGGCGGGCTTTCGCTCGGGCTGGTCGCGACGTCGGCTGCAATCAAGGCGATCCTGGCCGGAGAAGATCTGAAGATTATAGCAGGTGGCGTCCAAACTCCCGGCACGTGTTGTTGGGTCGTGAAGAAGAATTCGCCTATTAAGTCTATCCACGATTTCGTTGGAAAGCGCGTCGGTTTTACGCAGCCGACGTCGAGCAGTCAGGCGATGATCACACTCTGTCTGCAGGCAGCCGGTATCGATCCTGCGAGCGTTCAGCTCATTGCGGCCGGTGGTGTGGGCGACAACTTAGTCCTTCTAAACGGTGGCGGGCTCGACGTTGCGTTCACCGTCGATCCGACCTTAAGTCAGCATGAGAGCGAGATTCGGTTGATTTTTTACGTGCGCGACTACCTCCCGCACTACATGCAAACCGTATGGGTCGCGACACCACAGTTTCTTCGCGAGCAGAAAGATCTTGTCGCGGGGTTCCTGCGCGCTTGCGCTCAGGCGGTCGACTACATCGTCGGTCATCCATTGCAGTCAGCGCATATCTACGCGCAGCTCGGAGGATCGGACGAGCATTATTTGAGCCTTGGCCTCGCACACGAACGGCCTACGGCGTATTTCGGCAAGGGCGAGTTGAACATCGAAGGGATGAAGCTCGCGATTGATTCGATGCGTCTCGGAAAGCTGATCGGTCCTGAAAAAGTCGATCTCCCGCGAATCTGCGATCAAAGCACTTTGCCGCCTTCGCAGCGCGTCGCACTCAAGCCGATCTAG
- a CDS encoding oxaloacetate decarboxylase encodes MSAETAALRRALADPGIVVMPAAFDGMSALEVARAGFQVVFLTGNGVSASALALPDVGFLNLTDVATVTANIARNVDLPLIVDADTGYGNAVNAYHTVRVLEAAGAAGIMLEDQVNPKRCGLLAGNREVVGFDEAVGKIAAAASARRDPDFVLIGRTDSASAHGLDEAIRRANAFLGAGADVGFVEGAWTKNQIEAIVKGVDGPIMINQDESSVSAQYTVAELATMGVKLAVYPGILRYSVCYAMRWGLEILKQDGSTKRARDRMISFTDYNDLVGLDGVKNLEDQFLPPK; translated from the coding sequence ATGAGCGCCGAAACGGCAGCGCTACGCCGAGCCCTTGCAGATCCCGGCATCGTCGTAATGCCGGCCGCATTCGACGGAATGTCGGCGCTTGAGGTCGCCCGTGCAGGCTTCCAAGTCGTCTTTCTAACCGGCAATGGAGTATCCGCAAGCGCACTTGCGCTCCCCGATGTCGGATTTCTCAACCTCACCGACGTTGCAACCGTTACGGCCAACATCGCGCGAAACGTGGATTTACCTTTAATTGTTGACGCGGATACAGGTTATGGAAACGCGGTCAACGCCTACCACACTGTTCGCGTTCTTGAAGCGGCCGGAGCGGCTGGAATAATGTTGGAAGACCAAGTGAATCCAAAACGTTGTGGTCTACTCGCAGGAAACCGCGAGGTCGTCGGGTTCGATGAAGCCGTCGGAAAGATTGCGGCGGCGGCATCCGCACGACGCGATCCGGATTTTGTCCTAATCGGTCGAACCGATTCAGCGTCCGCTCACGGACTCGATGAGGCAATTCGCCGCGCAAATGCTTTCTTGGGGGCGGGCGCCGACGTGGGGTTCGTCGAGGGTGCGTGGACGAAGAACCAAATCGAAGCGATCGTAAAAGGCGTCGACGGTCCCATTATGATTAATCAAGACGAGAGCAGCGTCTCGGCGCAGTATACCGTCGCAGAGCTCGCCACAATGGGCGTTAAGCTTGCCGTATATCCCGGTATTCTTCGATATTCAGTCTGCTATGCGATGCGTTGGGGGCTCGAGATCCTAAAGCAAGACGGTTCAACAAAGCGCGCGAGAGATCGCATGATCTCATTCACCGATTACAACGATCTGGTCGGCCTAGATGGCGTCAAGAATCTCGAAGATCAATTTTTGCCCCCAAAATAA
- a CDS encoding protein-glutamate O-methyltransferase CheR, which yields MTRLRLQELVKDRFGIKAESMQSNRIDLALARATAALRVSPDAAVDWLATAGTDQAVWQDLIELLLVRETSFFRHNAWFASLEDQVLAPLIAAKRAGVKRLNVWSAGCASGEEPYSIAIALDGMLRGENWEVRIIGTDVNERALDAARTGRYRAWALREVDAALRARYFTEVESDVFEIAKSIREKVSFYAVNLADTPGIANIDLLVCRNVLIYLTPEHQAGLARRLAECLASGGWLAVAPVEANSEWFPGLRPLRLPSAIFFQYARTGEELSLV from the coding sequence GTGACCCGGCTCCGTCTCCAGGAACTCGTCAAGGATCGCTTTGGAATCAAGGCCGAGTCGATGCAGTCTAACCGCATCGATCTCGCTCTTGCGCGCGCGACGGCGGCACTGCGTGTCTCACCGGATGCGGCGGTGGATTGGCTGGCAACCGCTGGGACGGATCAGGCGGTGTGGCAAGACCTCATCGAGCTGCTGCTGGTTCGCGAGACGAGTTTTTTCCGGCACAACGCCTGGTTTGCGAGTCTCGAAGACCAGGTGCTCGCGCCGCTCATCGCAGCCAAGCGGGCCGGCGTAAAGCGACTCAACGTTTGGAGCGCGGGTTGTGCCTCCGGCGAAGAGCCCTATAGTATCGCAATCGCGCTCGATGGAATGCTGCGCGGCGAGAATTGGGAAGTGCGCATCATTGGAACGGACGTCAACGAACGCGCGCTCGATGCCGCGCGCACCGGGCGATACCGTGCATGGGCACTCCGCGAAGTCGATGCCGCGTTGCGCGCGCGCTATTTTACCGAAGTCGAATCCGACGTCTTCGAGATCGCGAAATCTATCCGCGAGAAAGTCTCGTTCTACGCGGTGAACCTGGCCGACACTCCGGGTATCGCGAACATCGATCTGCTCGTTTGCCGCAACGTCCTCATCTATTTAACGCCGGAGCATCAAGCCGGGCTCGCGCGCCGGTTGGCTGAATGTCTTGCCTCAGGTGGCTGGCTCGCGGTTGCGCCGGTCGAGGCGAATTCGGAATGGTTTCCGGGGCTGAGGCCTCTGCGGCTGCCGAGCGCGATCTTCTTTCAATATGCACGCACCGGCGAAGAATTGAGTCTCGTTTGA